The following proteins are co-located in the Bacillus pumilus genome:
- a CDS encoding thymidylate synthase, with the protein MKQYKELCRHVLQHGDEKGDRTGTGTISTFGYQMRFDLQEGFPLLTTKKLHLKSIIHELLWFLKGDTNVKYLQENGVRIWNEWADENGELGRVYGAQWRSWASGDGETVDQITKLIHDIEHNPNSRRLIVSAWNPGEIDQMALPPCHCLFQFYVSNGKLSCQLYQRSADIFLGVPFNIASYALLTMMIAKVTNLEPGEFIHTLGDAHIYQNHLPQVKMQLEREERTLPQLRITRDVKSIFDFTFDDFVLENYDPHPHIKGEVSV; encoded by the coding sequence ATGAAACAATACAAAGAGTTATGCCGTCATGTATTACAGCACGGGGATGAAAAAGGTGACAGAACGGGAACAGGCACAATCAGCACGTTCGGTTACCAAATGAGATTTGATTTACAGGAAGGGTTTCCTTTATTAACAACCAAGAAATTACACCTGAAATCAATCATTCATGAGTTACTGTGGTTTTTAAAAGGTGATACAAATGTCAAATATCTTCAAGAAAATGGTGTCCGTATTTGGAACGAATGGGCAGATGAGAATGGAGAACTAGGCCGTGTATACGGTGCACAGTGGAGATCATGGGCGAGTGGAGACGGCGAGACCGTGGATCAGATCACAAAGCTGATCCATGATATTGAGCACAACCCGAATTCAAGAAGACTGATCGTCAGTGCTTGGAATCCGGGGGAAATTGATCAAATGGCGCTGCCTCCTTGTCATTGTTTGTTTCAATTTTACGTATCAAACGGGAAGCTTTCCTGCCAGCTATATCAAAGATCGGCAGATATCTTTTTAGGCGTGCCTTTTAATATTGCTTCATATGCACTTCTAACGATGATGATTGCCAAAGTGACAAATCTTGAGCCAGGAGAGTTTATTCATACACTTGGGGATGCTCATATTTATCAAAATCATCTTCCGCAGGTGAAAATGCAGCTGGAGCGCGAGGAGCGCACACTTCCGCAGCTTCGCATCACAAGAGATGTAAAGAGCATTTTTGATTTTACGTTTGATGATTTTGTACTCGAGAACTATGATCCACATCCGCATATTAAAGGAGAAGTCAGTGTATGA
- the trhA gene encoding PAQR family membrane homeostasis protein TrhA, with amino-acid sequence MFTVKEEIANAVTHGIGVILSIPAIVFLVLFAVQYGTVTDIISFSIFGASMLLLYLSSTLLHSIRHKKTKDVFEILDHSAIYVLIAGTYTPFLLGPLKGALGYTLLAIVWALAAGGIVFKIFFVKRFIVVSTLVYLLMGWMIIIAIKPLYIQLTGAGFGLLLLGGLLYSVGTIFYIWRKIPYHHAIWHSFVLGGSASMFFCILFYCVSIPAA; translated from the coding sequence TTGTTTACTGTAAAAGAAGAAATTGCAAACGCCGTTACACATGGCATTGGGGTTATTTTATCCATTCCAGCCATTGTTTTTCTCGTTTTATTCGCTGTTCAATACGGCACAGTCACAGACATTATTAGCTTTTCGATATTTGGTGCATCCATGCTGCTGCTTTATTTAAGCTCGACCCTGCTTCATAGCATTCGGCACAAAAAAACAAAAGATGTGTTTGAGATTCTCGACCACTCTGCTATTTATGTATTGATTGCTGGTACATATACACCCTTTTTACTTGGACCATTAAAAGGCGCACTCGGCTATACTCTACTTGCGATTGTATGGGCTCTTGCTGCAGGTGGTATTGTCTTTAAAATCTTTTTCGTCAAACGGTTTATCGTTGTATCCACTCTCGTTTATTTATTAATGGGCTGGATGATTATCATCGCCATCAAACCACTCTACATTCAATTAACGGGAGCAGGATTCGGCTTATTACTGTTAGGCGGTCTATTATATTCGGTCGGAACCATCTTTTATATTTGGCGTAAAATCCCTTATCATCATGCGATTTGGCACAGCTTTGTTCTCGGCGGAAGTGCGTCGATGTTTTTCTGCATCCTATTCTATTGTGTCAGCATCCCAGCGGCATAG
- a CDS encoding YpjP family protein: protein MKMWMRKTLVALFTIATFGLISPPSALMTDKPSELSSSDKSPYTAVYDTSDETRSWELSQEDNKERIDPFEQYKQEVLSSAENQSFLKFGHKITPVIEDEYREEIQPKIEQVLTDFLTNFKDDEKFQDVVLTDQPSSGNGEKIFHIYNRKTGEDLLRFHVRRDQPPHSGYWFNFHYHTAEDGFQTHHELGNIYWDKNTPPSWMSH, encoded by the coding sequence ATGAAGATGTGGATGAGAAAAACGCTTGTTGCACTCTTTACGATTGCAACTTTTGGTTTAATCTCTCCTCCATCGGCTTTGATGACAGACAAGCCATCTGAACTTTCTTCATCTGATAAGTCCCCTTATACAGCTGTTTATGATACATCAGATGAAACGCGCAGCTGGGAACTATCGCAAGAGGACAACAAAGAGCGGATAGATCCCTTTGAGCAATATAAGCAAGAGGTTCTATCAAGTGCAGAAAACCAATCCTTTCTCAAATTTGGTCATAAAATCACACCTGTCATTGAGGACGAGTACAGAGAAGAGATTCAACCGAAGATTGAACAAGTGTTAACCGACTTTTTAACAAATTTCAAAGATGACGAAAAATTTCAAGATGTTGTTTTAACTGATCAACCTTCCAGCGGAAATGGCGAAAAAATCTTTCACATTTACAACCGGAAGACCGGAGAAGATTTGCTCCGTTTTCATGTGAGAAGAGATCAGCCGCCTCATAGCGGATATTGGTTTAACTTTCATTACCATACAGCAGAAGATGGATTCCAGACGCACCATGAACTCGGTAATATTTACTGGGACAAAAACACCCCGCCGAGCTGGATGAGCCACTAG
- a CDS encoding phosphatidylglycerophosphatase A family protein codes for MKKYTMNEMVHITKQMLNDRGVKIEDIAHIVLKLQEKYHPNLPLSVCIENVEKVLKKREIVHAVLTGLALDQLAEKKLLPEPLQHLVETDEPLYGIDEIIPLSIVNVYGSIGLTNFGYLDKEKFGIIRELDEGRPGEVHTFLDDLVAALAAAAASRIAHSHQDIKDEEQDRVNQV; via the coding sequence TTGAAAAAATATACAATGAACGAAATGGTGCACATTACAAAACAAATGTTAAACGATCGCGGAGTGAAAATTGAAGATATCGCACACATTGTGCTTAAGCTTCAAGAAAAATATCATCCGAATCTCCCGCTTAGTGTCTGCATTGAAAATGTTGAAAAAGTGCTGAAGAAAAGGGAAATTGTCCATGCTGTTTTAACAGGGCTTGCCCTTGATCAGCTGGCAGAAAAAAAGCTTTTGCCAGAACCTTTACAGCACTTAGTTGAAACAGATGAGCCGCTATATGGAATTGACGAAATTATTCCGCTTTCCATTGTCAATGTATATGGATCAATCGGTTTGACCAACTTCGGTTATTTAGATAAAGAGAAATTTGGTATTATTCGAGAATTAGATGAAGGTCGTCCAGGAGAAGTACACACCTTCCTTGATGATCTTGTCGCTGCACTTGCCGCAGCAGCAGCAAGCCGCATTGCTCACTCTCACCAAGATATTAAGGACGAAGAGCAGGATCGAGTGAATCAAGTATAA
- a CDS encoding lysophospholipid acyltransferase family protein: MFRYWFLTIYVVVSFLKSMRHLYDHELTDPRISYTKRMQLIHEHAKRFARGCIDQSGSVMTIHQKKKLPDGPVIYVTHELNPVTTTLLIGHLEKPFAFMANSNLFRYPILKQWLKKMAVIRHNQSDEGLLEEAKERVMSGQSVLLSEKYRAIAEVLAEECDCPLVPIETSGTDRLLTGKIVKRLRPVNVDIHIKAPVVISDYVQKRA; this comes from the coding sequence TTGTTTCGTTATTGGTTTTTAACGATTTATGTTGTTGTATCCTTTTTAAAAAGTATGAGGCATTTGTATGATCATGAATTAACTGATCCGCGCATTTCCTATACGAAACGAATGCAGCTCATTCATGAGCATGCGAAAAGGTTTGCAAGAGGATGTATTGATCAGTCAGGATCAGTGATGACCATCCATCAGAAAAAGAAGCTGCCGGATGGACCGGTCATTTATGTCACCCATGAGCTTAATCCGGTGACAACGACATTATTAATTGGGCACCTTGAGAAGCCATTTGCTTTCATGGCGAATTCGAATCTGTTTCGCTACCCCATCTTAAAACAATGGCTGAAAAAGATGGCGGTTATTCGTCACAATCAGTCTGATGAGGGATTGTTAGAAGAAGCAAAAGAAAGAGTCATGTCTGGGCAGAGTGTATTGCTTTCAGAAAAATATCGTGCCATTGCAGAGGTGCTTGCCGAAGAATGTGATTGTCCGCTTGTTCCGATTGAAACAAGCGGAACGGATCGGCTTTTAACAGGGAAGATCGTGAAAAGGCTGCGTCCTGTCAATGTCGATATTCATATTAAAGCACCTGTCGTGATCAGTGATTACGTTCAAAAGCGCGCATAG
- a CDS encoding DegV family protein, protein MKQIKIVTDSTVDLPQEKINDLSIHVIPLNISISGVDYIDRVNLQPDEFIHKMEAAEELPKTSQPAIGQFVELYEKLTADGSEVISIHLTGGMSGTVQTAESASKMVDGNITVIDSNFISYGLGFQVIKAAELAKKGASREDIIKEVGKIRHKTKLYVTIDTLENLVKGGRIGRGKALIGSLLHIKPIASLTDGVYTPEANVRSYSALVRYLTKQYVQAVKGKTVQAIGIAHADALELAEKLKSALLDHTPDALVDIAYTTPIISCHTGKGAIGFTFYTD, encoded by the coding sequence GTGAAACAAATTAAAATTGTAACTGATTCAACTGTAGATCTTCCGCAAGAGAAAATCAATGATCTTTCAATTCACGTGATTCCGCTCAATATCTCCATTTCTGGAGTTGATTATATTGACCGAGTGAATTTGCAGCCTGATGAATTTATTCATAAAATGGAGGCCGCTGAGGAATTGCCGAAAACGTCTCAACCTGCAATCGGTCAATTCGTCGAATTATATGAAAAGCTGACGGCAGATGGAAGCGAAGTCATTAGTATTCATTTAACCGGTGGAATGAGTGGTACAGTTCAAACTGCTGAAAGCGCTTCGAAAATGGTGGATGGAAACATCACGGTGATTGATTCAAACTTTATCTCCTATGGATTAGGGTTTCAAGTCATCAAAGCAGCAGAACTTGCAAAAAAAGGTGCAAGCCGTGAAGACATCATCAAAGAAGTGGGGAAAATCCGCCATAAAACAAAGCTATATGTCACAATTGATACATTAGAAAATCTCGTGAAGGGTGGAAGGATTGGAAGAGGAAAGGCGCTTATCGGCTCACTTCTTCACATCAAACCAATTGCCAGCTTAACAGACGGAGTATACACGCCGGAAGCGAATGTGAGAAGCTACTCTGCTCTTGTCCGCTATCTGACAAAACAGTATGTACAGGCGGTGAAAGGAAAAACCGTTCAGGCAATTGGGATTGCGCACGCAGATGCATTAGAGCTTGCAGAAAAGCTCAAATCAGCGCTACTCGATCACACACCTGATGCACTTGTTGATATCGCCTACACAACTCCGATTATTTCCTGTCATACTGGAAAGGGAGCAATAGGCTTTACTTTTTATACCGATTGA
- the ilvA gene encoding threonine ammonia-lyase IlvA, translating into MKPLLKENTLIQVKDILKAHQNLKDVVTHTPLQKNERLSERYECNVYLKREDLQVVRSFKLRGAFNKMSQLPKNKLENGIVCASAGNHAQGVAYSCKYLGIHGKIFMPATTPRQKVSQVELFGKEYVEIILTGDTFDDSYHEAVKCGDKEKREFIHPFDDLDVMAGQGTTAVEILNDIEVEPHFLFASVGGGGLLSGVGTYIKNIAPETEIIAVEPLGAASLHASHEKGEVVTLDSIDKFVDGAAVQRIGEKTFTSLQSVVDKISLVPEGKVCTTILELYNQCAIVAEPAGALPIAALEAHREEIKGKNVVCIVSGGNNDIGRMQEIKERSMIYEGLQHYFIVNFPQRAGALREFLDEVLGPNDDISRFEYTKKNNRSKGPALVGIELKERNDYAALIKRMNKKGFHYVEVNKDQDLFHLFI; encoded by the coding sequence ATGAAACCGTTGCTCAAAGAAAACACGCTAATTCAAGTGAAAGACATCTTAAAAGCCCATCAAAATTTGAAGGATGTAGTGACTCATACACCGCTTCAAAAAAATGAGCGACTTTCTGAACGATATGAATGTAATGTCTACTTAAAAAGAGAGGATCTTCAAGTAGTTCGTTCCTTTAAATTAAGAGGCGCTTTTAATAAAATGAGCCAGCTGCCAAAAAATAAACTAGAAAACGGCATTGTCTGTGCAAGTGCTGGAAATCACGCGCAAGGTGTTGCCTATTCTTGTAAATATTTAGGTATCCACGGGAAAATCTTTATGCCGGCTACGACGCCAAGGCAAAAAGTATCTCAAGTGGAGCTTTTCGGAAAAGAATATGTTGAAATTATCTTAACCGGAGATACGTTTGATGATTCCTATCATGAAGCAGTAAAATGCGGAGATAAGGAAAAGCGCGAATTTATCCATCCGTTTGATGATTTGGATGTGATGGCAGGACAAGGAACAACTGCTGTAGAAATATTAAATGATATCGAAGTGGAGCCTCACTTTTTATTTGCAAGCGTCGGAGGTGGCGGACTGCTATCTGGCGTTGGCACATATATCAAAAACATTGCACCAGAAACCGAAATCATTGCTGTCGAGCCGCTTGGCGCAGCTTCACTGCATGCTTCCCATGAGAAGGGAGAGGTTGTGACACTTGATTCGATTGATAAGTTTGTAGACGGGGCAGCGGTTCAGCGGATTGGTGAAAAGACGTTTACGTCCCTTCAATCCGTTGTCGATAAAATTAGTCTTGTACCAGAAGGAAAAGTGTGTACAACCATTTTAGAGCTGTATAATCAATGTGCGATTGTAGCAGAGCCAGCAGGTGCCTTGCCGATCGCGGCATTAGAAGCGCATCGCGAGGAGATTAAAGGCAAAAATGTTGTCTGTATTGTCAGCGGGGGAAATAATGACATTGGCAGAATGCAAGAAATCAAAGAACGCTCAATGATTTATGAAGGGCTTCAACATTACTTTATCGTCAATTTTCCGCAAAGAGCAGGAGCTCTCAGGGAGTTTTTAGATGAAGTGTTAGGGCCAAATGATGATATCTCACGCTTTGAATATACGAAAAAGAATAATCGAAGCAAAGGTCCCGCACTTGTTGGCATCGAATTGAAAGAAAGAAATGACTATGCGGCGCTGATTAAGCGGATGAATAAAAAAGGCTTCCACTATGTTGAAGTGAATAAAGATCAAGATTTATTCCACCTATTTATTTAG
- a CDS encoding dihydrofolate reductase, translating into MISMIVATGKDRVIGQDNQMPWHLPADLGYFKKVTGGHTIVMGRKTFESIGRALPNRRNIVLTTSPSFQREGCEVVHSIADILTIGKNEKELFIIGGSKLYEEMMPYADRLYITHIHHAFEGDRYFPHYNEDEWTIVSREKGHRDEKNPYNYEFVVYDRKEG; encoded by the coding sequence ATGATTTCTATGATTGTGGCGACAGGTAAAGACAGAGTCATTGGTCAAGATAATCAAATGCCGTGGCATTTACCCGCGGATTTAGGTTATTTTAAAAAAGTCACAGGCGGCCATACCATTGTCATGGGCAGGAAAACATTTGAATCGATTGGACGAGCGTTGCCTAACCGCCGTAATATCGTCTTAACCACAAGTCCTTCTTTTCAAAGAGAGGGATGTGAGGTTGTCCATTCAATTGCTGACATTTTAACAATCGGGAAGAATGAGAAAGAATTATTTATCATTGGCGGATCTAAGCTGTATGAGGAAATGATGCCATATGCGGATCGTCTTTACATCACGCACATTCATCATGCTTTTGAAGGTGACCGCTATTTTCCTCATTACAATGAAGACGAATGGACGATTGTATCACGCGAAAAAGGCCATCGTGACGAAAAGAACCCCTACAATTATGAATTTGTCGTATATGACAGAAAAGAAGGATAA
- a CDS encoding sigma 54-interacting transcriptional regulator, whose amino-acid sequence MTTRPFTSIYGEHQDMKHAIHLAKQFTQNKQPVLITGEIGTGKTLFAQEMANASVPHASLTHIYCPTLDEETLQKAFTQKKNQALYLDEIGALSIPMQHQLIRFLETSPATKIIASSSLSLEALRVSSTFLPELFYRLNVLHLSIPSLADRKTDIPALTTAFFKELGIQPDIDTSVWETLQQYPFEGNVQELKNMVHYAAAILEGQTVFLHHLPPFVLLPQHAAAGKGKKEEHQLTLMEKQEFVFLLEAIKALNEKGEAASRRLLSELSKQGDIPLTPQQVRSRLDDLEKKAYVTKGKGRAGTKITLEGLSFLKSLDGYIPVQ is encoded by the coding sequence ATGACCACACGTCCGTTTACTTCTATATATGGAGAGCACCAAGATATGAAGCACGCCATTCATTTGGCAAAACAATTCACGCAAAACAAGCAGCCTGTCTTAATAACGGGAGAAATCGGAACAGGCAAAACATTATTTGCCCAAGAAATGGCAAATGCTTCTGTTCCTCACGCTTCGCTGACACATATTTATTGCCCGACATTGGATGAAGAGACCTTACAGAAAGCATTCACTCAAAAGAAGAATCAAGCTCTTTATTTAGACGAAATTGGCGCATTAAGTATTCCTATGCAGCATCAGCTCATTCGTTTTCTAGAAACTTCACCTGCAACAAAAATCATCGCTTCTTCGTCTTTATCATTAGAGGCATTGAGGGTTTCATCTACTTTTTTACCTGAGCTATTTTATCGTCTCAACGTACTCCATCTGTCCATTCCGTCTTTAGCAGATCGAAAAACAGATATTCCTGCTTTAACTACTGCCTTTTTCAAAGAGCTGGGCATACAGCCTGACATTGATACAAGTGTTTGGGAAACCTTGCAGCAGTATCCATTTGAAGGCAATGTACAAGAGCTCAAAAATATGGTTCATTACGCTGCAGCGATTCTCGAGGGGCAAACGGTTTTCTTACACCACTTACCGCCTTTTGTGTTATTACCTCAACACGCAGCGGCTGGAAAAGGAAAAAAAGAAGAGCACCAGCTTACACTTATGGAGAAACAAGAATTTGTTTTCTTACTTGAAGCCATTAAAGCACTGAATGAAAAAGGAGAAGCAGCAAGCAGACGACTCTTGTCTGAATTAAGCAAACAAGGTGACATTCCGCTGACCCCTCAGCAGGTGAGGAGCCGATTAGATGATCTTGAGAAAAAAGCATACGTGACGAAAGGAAAAGGCAGGGCTGGAACGAAGATTACACTTGAAGGTCTTTCATTCCTGAAGTCGCTTGATGGTTATATACCGGTTCAATAA
- a CDS encoding YpmP family protein, with the protein MLLKTICFRRMDGAQIKVTEIPVLKGDETYCFMLTFRLEAFLKKVYVSKGKRDVYSFREYVKRNVKWSTYEQIYQQPTLKHNA; encoded by the coding sequence GTGCTGCTCAAAACAATATGTTTTAGACGGATGGATGGAGCTCAGATCAAGGTAACAGAAATCCCTGTTCTAAAGGGGGATGAGACGTATTGTTTCATGCTCACCTTTAGACTTGAAGCTTTCTTGAAAAAAGTCTATGTATCTAAAGGAAAGAGAGATGTGTACTCTTTCAGGGAGTACGTGAAACGTAACGTCAAGTGGAGCACATATGAACAGATCTATCAGCAGCCTACACTGAAACACAATGCATAA
- a CDS encoding class I SAM-dependent methyltransferase, with protein sequence MLITTSFRANVQTIETAKALAEDLHGEYVERRKQSVKQLAIKRGDVLVVGKERFEWYQPNGEKFFFHPSSAMFRVKRLLRGEKDPLIEAAQLKPGDSVLDCTLGLGSDAITASCAAGPNGKVVGIEKNPMTALLVREGLNTWETGVGEADEAMKRISVISGDSIEQLKKLPNRSFDIVYFDPMFEETIQESTSIAPLRHAAEHYFDHEMAMQEAIRVARKRVVLKDHWKSTRFTADSYQFQVIKRKTAQFHYGYIQIKEDKGLK encoded by the coding sequence ATGCTCATTACAACAAGCTTTAGAGCAAATGTACAAACGATTGAAACAGCAAAGGCACTAGCAGAGGATTTGCATGGTGAGTATGTAGAGCGGCGCAAACAATCCGTCAAACAGCTTGCTATCAAACGGGGGGACGTACTCGTTGTCGGGAAAGAAAGATTTGAATGGTATCAGCCAAATGGTGAAAAGTTTTTCTTCCATCCAAGCTCAGCGATGTTTAGGGTGAAGCGGCTCCTCCGCGGCGAAAAGGATCCATTGATAGAAGCAGCACAGCTTAAGCCAGGAGATTCCGTTTTGGACTGTACGCTTGGCTTAGGGTCAGATGCCATTACCGCAAGCTGCGCGGCAGGTCCAAATGGAAAGGTAGTTGGTATTGAAAAGAACCCCATGACGGCATTACTAGTGCGAGAAGGGCTAAACACATGGGAGACAGGTGTAGGCGAGGCAGATGAAGCGATGAAACGGATATCTGTCATAAGCGGAGACAGTATCGAGCAGCTAAAAAAGCTCCCAAATCGTTCATTTGATATCGTCTATTTTGATCCAATGTTTGAGGAAACGATTCAAGAATCTACAAGTATAGCGCCGCTTCGTCATGCGGCAGAGCACTACTTTGACCACGAAATGGCCATGCAAGAAGCGATAAGAGTAGCGAGAAAAAGAGTGGTTTTAAAAGATCATTGGAAAAGCACTCGGTTTACAGCGGACTCCTATCAATTTCAGGTCATCAAACGAAAAACAGCCCAATTCCATTATGGGTATATCCAAATAAAAGAAGACAAAGGGCTAAAATAA
- a CDS encoding BrxA/BrxB family bacilliredoxin, with protein sequence MSMAYEEYMRQLVVPMRQELTSAGFQELTTEEEVEQTMQEAEGTTFVVVNSVCGCAAGLARPAATQAVMKAEKTPDRIVTVFAGQDREATAKMREYFTGEEPSSPSMALLKGNELVHFIPREEIEGHEMEDIMKNVLSAFEKHC encoded by the coding sequence ATGTCAATGGCATATGAAGAATATATGCGTCAGCTCGTTGTACCAATGCGCCAAGAGCTTACAAGTGCGGGATTTCAAGAACTAACAACTGAAGAAGAGGTAGAACAAACGATGCAAGAAGCAGAAGGAACGACATTTGTGGTTGTCAATTCTGTATGCGGGTGCGCTGCCGGATTAGCACGCCCAGCTGCTACTCAAGCTGTGATGAAGGCAGAAAAAACACCAGATCGAATTGTAACAGTTTTTGCTGGCCAGGACAGGGAAGCAACGGCAAAAATGAGAGAATACTTCACAGGCGAAGAGCCATCTTCTCCTTCAATGGCACTTTTAAAAGGAAATGAACTTGTTCATTTTATCCCGCGTGAGGAAATTGAAGGCCATGAAATGGAAGACATTATGAAAAATGTATTATCTGCATTCGAAAAACATTGCTAA